The Stenotrophomonas indicatrix DNA segment CGGTCGATGTCGCGCCAGACCACCGTGGCGGTTTCGTGCCCCGCCAGCGCGCCATGGCCGCCGTACAGCAGATCGTCCAGCGCATCGAGGCTGGGCCCGAGCTGCCAGTCCTCGCTGGCCATGAACACCCGGTTGATCTCCGCATAGAGACTGGGGATGTCAACGATGGCGGAGCCTTCGATCTGCAGGAATGCGGTCATGCGCGGACTGTAGCGTGGGCCGGCGGAAGGCGTTGTGCTGAACGCCGTTGCTTCGCGACGTGGCGCGTGCCCCCGCATACTCTGGATTGCCGTCTGCGGTGTGGTTTCCCGTAGCTCCGGGTATTTGAATATTTTCCTATAGAAATCCTCGGGGCAGCCGATAGCCTATGCGTCACTTCGCGTCGGGCGCGGTGGCGTGCCGTTGAATATCCCCGGCGAACCTCGATCAAGCCACCGGGTTGGCCCTTCTCCCTTCCGGGAGCAGGACCACTGACGCGTGGCATCAAAACCTGGAATTGATTGTGCGAGCAAGGAAGAAGTCTGCGCGCTGTGCGCGCCGCAGTGGTGGAGGATTGGTGCTTCTGGTCATGGCCTTCGGTGTTGCTGCCCAGCAGGTGGGTGACCCGGGTGCACAGGAACTGTTGCGCCAGCAGGAGCGCGAACGCGTACTGCGCGAGCAGCAGGAAAGTCGGCCCGATGTGCGCCTTGAGAACAGCCAGGGTGAACAGGGTGAGCGCCTGCCGGCGCAGGAGCAGCCCTGCGTGCGCATTGATCGCATCGTGCTGGAAGGCGAGGCCGCCAATCGCTTCCAGTGGGCATTGGCCGCAGCCGATCCGCGCGAAGATCCCGCCAGTGGCCGCTGCCTGGGCACTGAAGGCATCAACGTAGTGATGAAGCGCGTGCAGAACGCGATCATCGCGCGCGGCTATGTCACCACCCGCGTGCTGTCGGCACCGCAGGATCTGAATACCGGCACGCTGATGCTGTCGGTGGTACCGGGGCGATTCCGCGAGGCGGTGTTTTCCGACGCGGATGCGCGGCATCAGGCCATCGTCAACGCGCTGCCGATCCGCAGCGGTGGCCTGCTGAACCTACGTGACATCGAGCAGGGGCTGGAGAACCTGCAGCGCGTGCCCACGGTCACCGCCGACATCAAGATCGCACCCGCTGATGGCGAAGGTGCCGGACCCGGGCAGAGCGACCTGCAGATCGACTGGAAGCAGCGTTCGCCGGTGCGCGCCAGCGTGACCCTGGACGATGCCGGCAGCCAGGGCACCGGAAAACTGCAGGCCAATGCCACACTGTCGCTGGACAACCCGCTGGGCCTGAACGAGTTGTTCTACGTCAGTGCCGGGCGCGGCGTGTTCAATGGCAAAGGCAAGGACACCAACAGCTGGACCGCGCACTACGACGTGCCCTACGGCTACTGGCTGTTCGGCGCCACGGCCAGTGCCTACGACTACAGCCAGACCGTGGTCGGCGCTTACGAAAGTTATGACTACAGCGGCCGCAGCGGCAACGCCGAGGCACGCGTGGATCGCCTGCTGCTGCGCAACGCCAAGACCAAGCTGGGCATTTACGGTCGCGGTTGGCAGCGCACGTCGAAGAACTACATCGACGATACCGAGATCGAGGTGCAGCGCCGCCGCACGTCGGGATGGGAGCTTGGCCTGACCCACAAGCAGTTCATCGGTGCGGCCACACTCGATGCCACGCTGGCCTACCGCCGCGGTACCGGCGCCTTCCATGCACTGCGTTCGCCCGAAGAGATGGCGCAGGCGTGGGATCCGACCCTGCCGTTGGAAGGCACGTCGCGGATGAGGGTGATCACCGCTGACGCGCAGTTCACCGTGCCGTTCCAGCTGGGCAAGCAGCGCCTGCGCTACACCGCTGCATGGCGCGCACAGTGGAACCGCACGCCGTTGTCGCCACAGGATCGCTTTGCGATTGGTGGCCGCTACACGGTGCGTGGATTCGACGGCGAAAGCTCGCTCAGCGGCGAGCGCGGCTGGTCGCTGCGCAACGATCTGTCGCTGGGTATCGGCGGTGGCCAGGAGTTCTACGTCGCCGCCGACTACGGCCGCATCGGCGGGCCATCGGCGCAATGGCAATCCGGCCGGGATCTGGCCGGCATGGCGTTTGGCCTGCGCGGCGGCTGGCAGCAGCTTTCCTGGGACGGCTTCGTGGGCTCGGCCCTGCACAAGCCCTCCAACTTCCCTACCGACTACACCACCTTCGGCTTCAGCCTGGCGTGGCGTTACTGATCTGGCACAAGGATTCGTGAAATGAACAGCATCTATCGCCTGGTTTTCAACCGCGCGCTGCGCGTGTGGCAGGTCGCTTCGGAACTGGTGAAGGGCGGCGGCGGCCTGGTCGGCCAGGTCGCTGGCCGGCAGACAGCGGCCGTGTCGCCGCTCGGCTTCGCGCTGATGTGCGCGTTGGGATGGGTCGCCCTGGTGCCCGTGGTTGAAGCGCAATCGGTCGGCCACATCGCGTCCGATCCCAATGCGCCCGGTCGTGAGCGTCCCACCGTGGTGACCGCGCCGAATGGCGTGCCGATGGTCAACATCACCACGCCTTCGGCCGGTGGCGTCTCACGTAATCGCTATTCGCAGTTCGATGTCGGCCGCGAGGGCGTGATCCTCAACAACGCGCGTGGCCAGGTGCAGACGCAGTTGGGCGGTTGGGTGCTGGGCAATCCGTGGCTGGCCACCGGCAGCGCACGGGTCATCCTCAATGAGGTCAATGGCCCGGCCAGCCGCCTCAATGGCTATGTGGAAGTGGCCGGACAGCGCGCCGAGGTGATCATCGCCAATCCGGCGGGCATCCAGGTCAACGGCGGCGGTTTCCTCAATGCCAGTCGCGTCACGCTCACCACCGGCACGCCGATGTTCACCGGTGCTGGTGCACTGGAAGGTTATCGGGTCAGTGGTGGGGCGATCGAGGTCAACGGAGATGGCCTCGATACCAGCCGCGCCGACTACACCGACCTGATCACCCGGTCGCTGAAGGTCAACGCCGGCATCTGGGCCAACCAGCTGCAGGCGTCTCTCGGCAACAACGTGGTCAGTGCTGATCACAGTCAGGTGACCGCCACGGCGGCCAGCAGCGAGGCGCCGACCTTCGCGCTGGACGTAGGCGCGCTGGGCGGCATGTTCGCCAACAAGATCTGGCTGGTGGGCAATGAACACGGCGTGGGCGTGCGCAACGCCGGCAGCATCGGCGCGCAGGCAGGCGAACTGGTGGTCACGGTGGATGGCCGGCTGGAGAATACCGGCGCGTTGCAGTCGCTGCAGAACGTGCGCGTGCAGGCGGGCGGCGATCTGGCCAACAGCGGCACGATAGCCGCTACGCGCGAGGCTGCAATCACTTCTGGTGGCACGCTGGACAACAGTGGCGGCAAGCTCAATGCACAGCGCCTGCAGCTGCAGGCGCAGGGGCTGCGCAATCGTGGCGGCGCCATCGAGCAGACCGGCGTGCAGGCATTGAACCTCAACGCAGGCAGCGTGAGCAATCGCAGCGAAGGCCTGATCGGTGCGCTGGATGCGGTGGCGTCGGGCGGCACCGGTGGTACCCCCGGCAGTGGCACCTCCCCGGGAAGCGGCGGAACGCCAGGGACCGGTGCGCCCGGAACCGGAACGCCCGGTACGGGTACTCCGGGTACCGGCACGGGGGGCGGCACGCCGGTGACGCCGGTGGTTCCGTTGGCCACGGGTGTGTTGGACATCGCCGGCCTTCTCGACAACGACGGCGGCAGCATCAGCAGCGGCGGTCGTGTTTCGCTGGTTGCCGGCAATGGTCTGGACAACAGCGGAGGTCGCCTTGGCGTGGCCTCGCTGCAGGCCAGGGGCGACCTGAACAACGACGGCGGCACGCTGCAGGTGCACGGTGACGCTGCGCTGCAGTTGGGCACGCTGTCCAACCAGAAGGGCGCGCTGAGTGTGGCCGGTGCGCTGCAGCTGCAGGCACAGTCGCTGGACAACCGGGAAGGCGAGCTGCGCCATGCCGACAGTGCAGCATCGGCCTGGACGGTGCACGACACGTTCAACAACGACGGTGGCCTGCTGGCAACCAACGCCGAGCGCCTGACCCTGGGCGCAGGCCGGGTATCCAATGCAGGCGGTCGCCTCGAGCATGCCGGTGACGGCGCGCTGGTGCTGACCACCGGCGACTGGACCGGTGTCGGCGGTCGCCTGAGCACGCTCGGTCGCCTGGACTGGACGGTGGGCAACGCGGACGTGCGCAACGGCACGCTCACCGCAGCGCAGTTCCAGATCGTCGCCGGCACGCTGGACAACCGCGGCGGCAGCCTGCTGTCGCTGGGCAACCAGGGCAGCATGCTGCGCGCCGGTACGCTGGACAACGGTGCCGGTGGCACCGTGGCCGGCAATGGCGAGCTGACCGTCTCGGCGACCACGCTGGACAACAGCAAGGGCCTGCTGCAGCAGGCAGGCAATGGCTCCCTGCGCGTGCACGCCGGTACCCTGCATGGCAGCGAAGGCCGCCTGCTCAGCAACGGCGACCTGACGCTGACCGGTGGCCAACTGGATGTGAGTGGCGGCATCACCTCCGCCCAGAGCGTGCAGATCAACGCCGATGGCCTGCGCAATACCGGTGGCCAGATCGTCTCGCTGGGCAATTCCGAGCTGGCGCTGGATGTGCGCGGAACCTTCGACAACCAGGGCGGGCAGGTGCTCGGCAATGCAGGCCTGCGCATCGACGCGGGCCGCATCGACAACCAGAAGGGCACGCTGCAGTCGGCCGGTACCCAGGGCGCGACACTGACCGTGCGCGACGAACTGGACAACAGCGCCGGTGCGATCTCTGGCAACGGCGAGGTGCAGCTGCACGTCGGCAGCCTGCTCAACCAGGGCGGCAAGGTACTTGCTGCGGGGAGTGGCCTGTTGCAGGTACAGGCCCGCGAACTGCTGGACAACCGCGATGGCGGCCGACTGGCCGGCAGCGGCGACGTGCTGTTGCAGGCGGCACGGCTGGACAACCGCAGCGGTGCAATCGAACACGCCGGCAGCGGCACGCTGCAGGTCCGTGCCGATACGCTGCAGGGCGCAGCGGGCCGGATTCTCAGCCAGTCGTCGCTGACGCTTGAGGGGGGCGAGCTGGTGCTGGGTGCCGGCAGCACCACCCAGGCCGAGCGCATTGCGATCAATGCCGAACACCTGGACAACGCCGGCGGCAATCTCAGCGCGACGGGCAGCGATGCGCTGCAGGTACGCGTGGTGCAGACCATGGACAACAGCGGCGGCGTGATCGCCGGCAACGGCGCGCTGGACGTGCAGGCCGGTGAACTGCTCAACCGCAAGGGCACGCTCAGCGGCGCCGGCGCGGTCGACAGCACGTTGCAGGTCACCCGGACGCTGGACAACCATGAAGGCACCATTGCCAGCAATGCCAACCGGCTGACCATTACTGCCGCGCGGGTCGACAACACCGCCGGTTCCATCCGCCAGGCCGGCAACCAGGGCCTGGACATCACCACGACCCGCCTGGATGGCAGCAAGGGCACGCTGGTCTCTGCGGCTACGCTGACCCTGCGCGCGGATGAGGTGGACCATCGCGACGCAACGCTGGGCGCTGATCGCTTCGACCTCGAGGCCGGAACGCTGGACAACGCCGGTGGCCGCATCATTGCCAGTGGCGAGGGCGCCAGCCGCATCAGTGCCACCTCACTGGGCAATGCCGGCGGTACGCTGGCCAGCAATGGTGATCTGACGCTGCAGGCGCAGACGCTGGACAACAGCGCAGGCAAGATCCAGCACGCCGGCAGCGGCCAGTTGCAGGTGCATGCGCAGACCCTGCTGGGGTCGGGCGGCAGCGTGCTCAGCAATGGCACGTTCGTGCTGGAGGGCAAGACCCTCGATCTGTCGAAGGCAACCACCTCGGCGCGCCGCATCGATATCACTGCCGATAGCCTGACCACCGCTGGCGGTGCGCTCACTGCCACCGGCGAAGAGGCACTGCGCCTGCGTGTGCAGGGGCTGCTGGACAATCGCGGCGGCTCGCTGGCCAGTAATGGTGTGCTCGACGTTGCCGCGCAGCAGCTGATCAATGCGCAGGGCACCCTGCAGGGTGCCGGCAGCGGCCGGTCCACCCTGGCCATCGGCCAGACACTGGACAACCAAACCGGGCGCATTCTGTTGGCAGGCGCCGGCACGATCACCGCGGCCAGCGTCGACAACCGCGGCGGTACCGTCCATGCCGGCGGCAGCGAACTGGTGCTGGGCATCGACGGTCGTCTCGACAACGGCAGCCAGGGGCTGCTGTCCAGCGCCGGTGCGATGACGCTGGACGCTGCCAGTCTCGACAACCGGCACGGCACGGTGGTGGCTGGCAAGGACCTGTTGCTGACCACGGTTGCAGGCGTGGACAACAGCGATGGCGCGATGCAGGCCGGCGAGCTGCTGCAGCTGCAGGCCAGCGGCCTCGATAACCAGCGCGGCACGCTGCTGGGCGGCCAGCTGACCGTCGATACCCGTGGCCAGCGGCTGGACAACCGCGGCGGCACGCTGGGTACGCAGAAGGGTGCGCTGACCGTGCACAGCGGCGCGCTGGACAACCAGAGCGGCCGGATACAGTCGGCCACCGATCTGCGCATCGATACCGCAGGGCAGGCCATCGACAACCGGGACACCGCCAGCAGTGGCGGCCTGTTGGCGGCGGGCACGCTACAGCTGGGCGGTGGTGCGCTGGACAACCGCGGTGGCACGCTGAACGCACAGGGCGATGCGCGGCTGTTGCTGACCAGTGTCGACAACAGCGCCGGCGGTACCCTTGCCAGCGCGGCAGGCCTGTCGCTGCAGGCGACGACGCTGGCCAACGGCGCCGGGCGCGTGCAGGCCGGGCGCAATCTCGACCTGACCCTGAGCGGGCGCCTGGACAACACGGCCGGCGCGATCGCCGCTGGCCAGCTGCTCACCCTCAACGCAGCCAGCGTCGACAACCGCAATACCCGCGGCGGCGATGGCACCCGCGGCCTGCAGGCGGGCCAGCTGCAGTTTGGAACGCAGTGGCTGGACAACAGCCAGGGCCAGATCGTCACCGACGGTGGCGCGCGGTTGCAGGTCAACGGCCAGCTGCAGAACAACGGGGGTGTCATCACCACCGGCGGCAACCTCGACAGCAGTGCCGACAGCGTTGCCAACAGTGGCGGCCTGCTGCGGGCCGATGGCAGCCAGACCCTGGTGGCGCGCGCGCTCAGCGAGGACGGCCAGGTACACGCCCAGCACGACCTGAGCCTGACCCTGCAGCAGGGCCTGAGCAACCGCGGCGAGTGGGTCGCCAACGGCACGCTGGCCCTGCATCTGTCCGGCGACCTGGACAACCAGGGCGTACTGCGCGGCGGCAACCTCGATCTCAACGCGCAGAACATCACCAACGCGGCCAACGGCGAGATCTCCAGCGAAGGCATCACCCATCTCAATGCCCGCGGCCAGCTGACCAACCGCGGCCTGATCGACGGCAAGGTGACCCACCTCGAAGCCGACGTGCTGGACAACCTTGGCACCGGCCGCATCTATGGCGACCACGTGGCGATCTCGGCCGGCGTGCTGAAGAACCATGCCGAGGATGCCAACGGTGCCACCCGCGTCGGCACCGTGGCCGCGCGCGAGCGCCTGGACCTGGGCGTGCGCGAACTGCAGAACACCGGCAAGGGCCTGATCTACAGCGGCGGCGATGCGGCCATCGGTGGATCGCTGGGGGCTGATCGCATTGCTGCGGGCACGGCCGGCAGGATCGACAACATCGGTTCGATCATTGATGTGAGCGGCAACCTGGCGATCGATGCGGGCGTGATCAACAACATCCGTGAAAACGTGTCGGTCGTTTCGACAAAGACGATCGACACCACCGCGAGCATGACGGTTGCGTCGTGGCAGAAGAACAGCAAGAACACGGCGGGAACGGTCAGCGACACCAGCAACTACAAAGCATGGGAGTTCTACTACATCGCGCCGGAAGACGTGCTGCAGGATGAACCCTTCATTGCCGCCGATGGCACCCGGCTGGGCAAGGCGGTGATCCGCCTGACTGCGAACACCTCGCGCTTCTTCTTCGGCTCCGGCGGCTTGGGCTATGACGTGCGTGGCGAGCGCTGGCGCATGGACCCGGTGAACGGGACGGTCACGATCTACTACGTAAGCAAGGGTACTGCCGCCAATCCGGACCAGGTGGCAGGTGGCGACCCCTTCGATGTGCTCAAATCCAAGGAGAAGTTCACCTACCAGACCGACCGTCTGACCTTCTCCAATGCGTACGGAACGTGCAGCACCAGCTGCATCCAGTTCATCACCCCCGCCGGTTTCAACAATCCGGACGCGACGATCTTCGGGCGGCGCCAGCACACCCAGGAAACCAGCCTCAACGAGCAGAACCGCCTGGCGCACCATGTCGCCTACGAGGACCAGCTGCAGCCTGGCGTCGGCGCCGATGCGGTCATTCGATCGGGTGGCAACATGCGCCTTTCGGTAGATGAGCTGAACAACCTCTATGCGCAGATCGCTGCCGGCGGCAACATGCAGATCGTTGGCCACGGCGCGGACAGCCGTGTGCGCAATGAAGGCGTGGAGCTGTTTCGAACGCATACGTTCAACAACACATCGATTGCCTACAACGGCACCCGCACGCAGTGGGAAGCAGCACCCATCTCCGAAAAGATCGGCCAACTGGGTGGGCA contains these protein-coding regions:
- a CDS encoding ribonuclease inhibitor — its product is MTAFLQIEGSAIVDIPSLYAEINRVFMASEDWQLGPSLDALDDLLYGGHGALAGHETATVVWRDIDRSREALGSEATRAWLEDKLRQPGTFNAETIGRQLDALQRGEGQTYFQIVMDIFASHPNVALVCP
- a CDS encoding ShlB/FhaC/HecB family hemolysin secretion/activation protein yields the protein MAFGVAAQQVGDPGAQELLRQQERERVLREQQESRPDVRLENSQGEQGERLPAQEQPCVRIDRIVLEGEAANRFQWALAAADPREDPASGRCLGTEGINVVMKRVQNAIIARGYVTTRVLSAPQDLNTGTLMLSVVPGRFREAVFSDADARHQAIVNALPIRSGGLLNLRDIEQGLENLQRVPTVTADIKIAPADGEGAGPGQSDLQIDWKQRSPVRASVTLDDAGSQGTGKLQANATLSLDNPLGLNELFYVSAGRGVFNGKGKDTNSWTAHYDVPYGYWLFGATASAYDYSQTVVGAYESYDYSGRSGNAEARVDRLLLRNAKTKLGIYGRGWQRTSKNYIDDTEIEVQRRRTSGWELGLTHKQFIGAATLDATLAYRRGTGAFHALRSPEEMAQAWDPTLPLEGTSRMRVITADAQFTVPFQLGKQRLRYTAAWRAQWNRTPLSPQDRFAIGGRYTVRGFDGESSLSGERGWSLRNDLSLGIGGGQEFYVAADYGRIGGPSAQWQSGRDLAGMAFGLRGGWQQLSWDGFVGSALHKPSNFPTDYTTFGFSLAWRY
- a CDS encoding hemagglutinin repeat-containing protein yields the protein MNSIYRLVFNRALRVWQVASELVKGGGGLVGQVAGRQTAAVSPLGFALMCALGWVALVPVVEAQSVGHIASDPNAPGRERPTVVTAPNGVPMVNITTPSAGGVSRNRYSQFDVGREGVILNNARGQVQTQLGGWVLGNPWLATGSARVILNEVNGPASRLNGYVEVAGQRAEVIIANPAGIQVNGGGFLNASRVTLTTGTPMFTGAGALEGYRVSGGAIEVNGDGLDTSRADYTDLITRSLKVNAGIWANQLQASLGNNVVSADHSQVTATAASSEAPTFALDVGALGGMFANKIWLVGNEHGVGVRNAGSIGAQAGELVVTVDGRLENTGALQSLQNVRVQAGGDLANSGTIAATREAAITSGGTLDNSGGKLNAQRLQLQAQGLRNRGGAIEQTGVQALNLNAGSVSNRSEGLIGALDAVASGGTGGTPGSGTSPGSGGTPGTGAPGTGTPGTGTPGTGTGGGTPVTPVVPLATGVLDIAGLLDNDGGSISSGGRVSLVAGNGLDNSGGRLGVASLQARGDLNNDGGTLQVHGDAALQLGTLSNQKGALSVAGALQLQAQSLDNREGELRHADSAASAWTVHDTFNNDGGLLATNAERLTLGAGRVSNAGGRLEHAGDGALVLTTGDWTGVGGRLSTLGRLDWTVGNADVRNGTLTAAQFQIVAGTLDNRGGSLLSLGNQGSMLRAGTLDNGAGGTVAGNGELTVSATTLDNSKGLLQQAGNGSLRVHAGTLHGSEGRLLSNGDLTLTGGQLDVSGGITSAQSVQINADGLRNTGGQIVSLGNSELALDVRGTFDNQGGQVLGNAGLRIDAGRIDNQKGTLQSAGTQGATLTVRDELDNSAGAISGNGEVQLHVGSLLNQGGKVLAAGSGLLQVQARELLDNRDGGRLAGSGDVLLQAARLDNRSGAIEHAGSGTLQVRADTLQGAAGRILSQSSLTLEGGELVLGAGSTTQAERIAINAEHLDNAGGNLSATGSDALQVRVVQTMDNSGGVIAGNGALDVQAGELLNRKGTLSGAGAVDSTLQVTRTLDNHEGTIASNANRLTITAARVDNTAGSIRQAGNQGLDITTTRLDGSKGTLVSAATLTLRADEVDHRDATLGADRFDLEAGTLDNAGGRIIASGEGASRISATSLGNAGGTLASNGDLTLQAQTLDNSAGKIQHAGSGQLQVHAQTLLGSGGSVLSNGTFVLEGKTLDLSKATTSARRIDITADSLTTAGGALTATGEEALRLRVQGLLDNRGGSLASNGVLDVAAQQLINAQGTLQGAGSGRSTLAIGQTLDNQTGRILLAGAGTITAASVDNRGGTVHAGGSELVLGIDGRLDNGSQGLLSSAGAMTLDAASLDNRHGTVVAGKDLLLTTVAGVDNSDGAMQAGELLQLQASGLDNQRGTLLGGQLTVDTRGQRLDNRGGTLGTQKGALTVHSGALDNQSGRIQSATDLRIDTAGQAIDNRDTASSGGLLAAGTLQLGGGALDNRGGTLNAQGDARLLLTSVDNSAGGTLASAAGLSLQATTLANGAGRVQAGRNLDLTLSGRLDNTAGAIAAGQLLTLNAASVDNRNTRGGDGTRGLQAGQLQFGTQWLDNSQGQIVTDGGARLQVNGQLQNNGGVITTGGNLDSSADSVANSGGLLRADGSQTLVARALSEDGQVHAQHDLSLTLQQGLSNRGEWVANGTLALHLSGDLDNQGVLRGGNLDLNAQNITNAANGEISSEGITHLNARGQLTNRGLIDGKVTHLEADVLDNLGTGRIYGDHVAISAGVLKNHAEDANGATRVGTVAARERLDLGVRELQNTGKGLIYSGGDAAIGGSLGADRIAAGTAGRIDNIGSIIDVSGNLAIDAGVINNIRENVSVVSTKTIDTTASMTVASWQKNSKNTAGTVSDTSNYKAWEFYYIAPEDVLQDEPFIAADGTRLGKAVIRLTANTSRFFFGSGGLGYDVRGERWRMDPVNGTVTIYYVSKGTAANPDQVAGGDPFDVLKSKEKFTYQTDRLTFSNAYGTCSTSCIQFITPAGFNNPDATIFGRRQHTQETSLNEQNRLAHHVAYEDQLQPGVGADAVIRSGGNMRLSVDELNNLYAQIAAGGNMQIVGHGADSRVRNEGVELFRTHTFNNTSIAYNGTRTQWEAAPISEKIGQLGGQITANGTLTIDVGDLSNLNQGRNAPNVQDGAAMANLNVQGPKTLPDGPGHGGAQGPGHTGGTGAERALAQAADAAGAQQGGTVGGVAGNGAASGSRVVAAAGGSPDRIAMGAPDTRAPTASLFNVNRNGGYYLVETDPRFTDHKTWLSSDHLLGQMGYSPDTVQKRLGDGYYEQKLVREQIGELTGRRFLDGYASDEAQYRALLEAGATVASEWGLRPGVALTEAQMAQLTSDIVWLVEQTVTLADGSTTTALVPQVYLRLRPGDLDGQGTLLAGANLDIKLANGLVNTGDIAGRKLVTIDAGNIEHLGGSISGQYVGLSSDKDIRIVGATVTATDALSVQAAGNVTVASTVETLGAGGTHAFEITQLDRVAGLYVTNPSGDGMLSVVAGGDISLQAAQIHNAGADGLTQLAAGGSLDLGALTLGQRNDSTYDERNHVRSSQTTHAVTTVQGAGDVVLAAGKDINLAAAQIKAGGGLALQAGGDINSQALVDSVSNDSSAAGKRSSRQVSQSDETVRGSTLQAGDNLLLSAGRDVNLTAALVDSSDGAVSVAAGRDVNLLSANETHDYSLDSYEKKKKTLSSTTTTRSVDNSDSYAIGTAIQGESINITAGRDLTAVGAVVDATGNVILGAGNNVLITAAEDHHSSESSQSKKKSGITGGFGNGVASVGYSSAKNSSTSAEQSTTQVGSAIASREGNVLINAGNQLTIAASDVAAGENLTLVGKDIALLARQDTTDSQSSQASKSSGFSVGVTYDPTKAYRSARDSTTDGMADSGSAMGRITRTAEGAASGLRAATTSTVVTAGSQRSNSEQSHSTSNARVSQLAAGGDLTLIANGGSILSQGTQMSAEGNAVLLATKDIVFDVAHNTERSDSSSRGKGWGLANNTSGLPFGTNNSQSQGSGSSDTITGTQLSVGGGVRMATTEGDISLTAANIAAEKDVNIRAAGDLLVRSGQDTVSNANTSDSKAIGSVQISDTEKFSGWHREQHQDDSAQVSQVASSIGSLGGSVNLTAGGKYTQTASNVVAAKDVNITAAEIELLTADESGHYSQSDKDLKIGVFARVKSPLIDLINNVDAARQSDDRLQKMQGMAAGANAYQAASAIRGLASDGVTGSGELFRAEAGIGFKTANSSADGSSTVSRGSTIQGGGNVNLTSTTGDIHVVQGNLSAGNTLSLDSAGDILLEAGKAHVADRSKSSNAGAEVGVGVVVGAQTGVYVYAEASVGSSKANSDSNTWQNTTLTGQNISLKAEGDTTLRGATATADRIDVKTGGTLTIESLQDIAESMSKNSQVGGRVQVAFGNAWNADGYASAGKAEGSYQGVGQQSGLFAGNGGYHVDAGHVNLIGGAIASTNAANSELTAQTLTFSDLQNQMDYSASSGSISGGAGGQMKGWDPKAGTTAPRGGPGTPMTESGSDSSSTLATLTEGNITIGGKQTTAAELGINTDAGAAHRALEALPDASKLLADQQAMAGAIGTVVSTSQQIANDIGSAGADRITDKYREGLSVEERRVFDGLPSDEQFNRLKVFDPSYPEALVTQQKWAPDGVYGRALGAVTTVLVGGMSGQGLGQLGSNALAPYAAELIGKTFDPNKQSAVPSEAMQMLSHALLGALLAEANGGSAGSGALAAGGGELAAKVLTDTLFGGDPSNLSPQQREAVLALSQAVGALAGGLSGQDLVGIALNAGIARNSVENNFLTEPQALVLKEQLDECGSDVACQQMVRNVSKEVSRSMDYELLSVCTANSASPACQAFVGAAVAYKYGTWAGDLGIYDDLSRSSEALSSFAHSLNGTAYRQLIFENGGLKPVYIMPQEYTVAALAQWTGNFDKTVDQYGIFSKEASAELGLGLAKVLLRKYGVVNIVGGNGGFGAGSSTPSGTHAVTAPAAPEVARGHLNDLTSIEIKQLDKKFKHAEDFGLVTSKKNPQTIAQYGSAIRDHMAAPETGLRGTYGFVPGSKVYFNGSTNNAVVLDSSGKFVTGFKLDPKSSQYENLFKNGVLR